In Sphingomonas psychrotolerans, the following proteins share a genomic window:
- a CDS encoding MFS transporter yields MSFWQRTRALRWWIIAIVMLGTIINYLVRQTLGVVVATDAFQTDVPMTKEQYSWVTGVFQAFIMLQPVVGYILDRVGLRTGMAVFATGWGLLTFAHGWVTSWQWLAVLRGALGFAEGTSHTAGLKVVSEWFPARERGLAGGIYNLGASAGIAMAGPIVAIAIVWWNWRAAFYVAGGLALLWVVLWLVYYRSPEDHPGISAEERALIESGQEAHVQASGEAKPPVLSLLGRTNFWGIALPRFLADPTWATLTFWLPLYLSEVRGFDLRELAIAVVLPFVAADIGCLFGPALVLWLERRGIALIDARRWTFTLGALLMTSMIFVGGVTSPYIAVALLSIGAFAHQTLSVTCITMASDLFRKNEVGTVAGMAGTMANLGVLIFTLLIGALVVRIGYDPFFIALGVLDLIAAALLWTLVRKPDQDQGRESGWIPILLGTILSGGLTLFYASGVAPAPCGFFTSFSACEVPIAMRGIWGFGLALALLGIVIEIRAQRNRTA; encoded by the coding sequence ATGAGCTTCTGGCAACGGACCCGCGCGCTGCGCTGGTGGATCATCGCGATCGTGATGCTCGGCACGATCATCAATTATCTCGTCCGCCAGACCTTGGGCGTGGTCGTCGCGACCGATGCCTTCCAGACCGATGTGCCGATGACCAAGGAGCAATATAGCTGGGTCACCGGGGTGTTCCAGGCGTTCATCATGCTCCAGCCGGTGGTGGGGTATATCCTCGATCGCGTGGGGCTGCGCACCGGCATGGCGGTGTTCGCAACCGGCTGGGGACTGCTCACCTTCGCGCATGGCTGGGTGACCAGCTGGCAATGGCTGGCGGTGCTGCGCGGCGCGCTGGGCTTCGCCGAGGGCACTTCGCACACCGCGGGGCTCAAGGTCGTCTCCGAATGGTTTCCGGCGCGCGAGCGCGGCCTTGCCGGCGGCATCTACAATCTCGGCGCCTCCGCGGGCATCGCCATGGCGGGGCCGATCGTCGCGATTGCGATCGTCTGGTGGAACTGGCGCGCCGCTTTCTACGTCGCCGGGGGCCTCGCTTTGCTCTGGGTGGTGCTCTGGCTGGTTTATTATCGCAGCCCCGAGGACCATCCCGGCATTTCGGCGGAGGAGCGCGCACTGATCGAATCGGGACAGGAAGCGCATGTCCAGGCGAGTGGCGAGGCGAAGCCGCCGGTGCTGTCGCTGCTCGGACGCACCAATTTCTGGGGCATCGCCCTGCCCCGCTTCCTCGCCGATCCGACCTGGGCGACGCTGACCTTCTGGCTGCCGCTCTATCTGAGCGAAGTCCGCGGCTTCGATCTGCGCGAGCTGGCGATCGCGGTGGTCCTCCCCTTCGTCGCAGCCGATATCGGCTGCCTGTTCGGCCCGGCTTTGGTGCTCTGGCTCGAGCGGCGCGGCATCGCGCTGATCGACGCGCGGCGCTGGACCTTCACGCTCGGCGCGCTGCTGATGACGAGCATGATCTTCGTCGGCGGAGTCACCAGCCCCTATATAGCGGTGGCTTTGCTCAGCATCGGCGCCTTCGCGCACCAGACCTTGTCGGTCACCTGCATCACCATGGCGAGCGATCTGTTCCGCAAGAACGAAGTCGGTACCGTTGCGGGCATGGCGGGGACGATGGCCAATCTGGGCGTGCTGATCTTCACCTTGCTGATCGGCGCGCTCGTGGTCCGCATCGGCTATGATCCGTTCTTCATCGCACTCGGCGTGCTCGATCTGATCGCGGCGGCCCTGCTCTGGACCTTGGTCCGCAAGCCCGATCAGGACCAGGGCCGCGAGAGCGGCTGGATCCCGATCCTGCTGGGGACGATCCTCTCGGGCGGGCTGACGCTTTTCTATGCGAGCGGTGTGGCACCCGCGCCGTGCGGCTTCTTCACCAGCTTCAGCGCCTGCGAGGTGCCGATCGCGATGCGCGGCATCTGGGGCTTCGGGCTGGCGCTCGCCCTGCTCGGCATAGTCATCGAAATTCGTGCCCAAAGGAACCGCACCGCATGA
- a CDS encoding DEAD/DEAH box helicase, whose product MQFNQLGLSETVLAALATKGYTEATPIQAQSIPSLLEGRDLLGIAQTGTGKTAAFMLPSIDRLIASGKRAQPRGCRMLVLAPTRELASQIAESAREYSKGSKLSVCTIFGGTSIHKNKTDLARGMDIVVATPGRLVDLLDQHYAILLGIEILVLDEADQMMDLGFIHALKRIVRELPAKRQTLFFSATMPKTIRELAGQFIKNPVEVKVTPEATTAERVEQHVTFVAQAEKQALLTIALRDPSVDRALIFTRTKHGADRVVRLLAGNGVAANAIHGNKSQPQRERALGEFRSGKVKILIATDIAARGIDVSGVSHVFNYELPNVPDQYVHRIGRTARAGATGLAISYCADDERPYLKDIEKLTRQKLAIQPLPADFINESNKIKSTRSPMPVGRDETNGRNGRAMQHGGRSGGGQRPGQGQGQRREGQPSGDRRPAQGGERSGEQRRNDAPRGDRPAGDAPRNYARPQGKFHARPARPANAGGGRGR is encoded by the coding sequence ATGCAATTCAATCAACTCGGTCTCTCGGAGACCGTTCTCGCTGCGCTTGCCACCAAGGGTTACACCGAGGCGACGCCGATCCAGGCGCAGTCGATCCCGTCGCTGCTCGAAGGCCGCGACCTGCTCGGCATCGCCCAGACTGGCACCGGCAAGACCGCCGCGTTCATGCTTCCCTCGATCGATCGTCTGATCGCCAGCGGCAAGCGCGCCCAGCCGCGCGGCTGCCGCATGCTCGTCCTCGCGCCGACGCGTGAGCTCGCCAGCCAGATCGCCGAAAGCGCCCGCGAATATTCGAAGGGCTCGAAGCTTTCGGTCTGCACGATCTTCGGCGGCACTTCGATCCACAAGAACAAGACCGATTTGGCGCGCGGCATGGACATCGTCGTCGCCACGCCGGGCCGTCTCGTCGACTTGCTCGATCAGCATTACGCCATCCTGCTCGGCATCGAGATCCTCGTGCTCGACGAAGCCGACCAGATGATGGATCTGGGCTTCATCCACGCGCTGAAGCGCATCGTCCGTGAGCTTCCCGCGAAGCGTCAGACTTTGTTCTTCTCGGCGACGATGCCCAAGACGATCCGCGAGCTTGCCGGCCAGTTCATCAAGAACCCGGTCGAAGTGAAGGTCACCCCGGAGGCGACCACCGCCGAGCGCGTCGAGCAGCACGTGACGTTCGTGGCGCAGGCCGAGAAGCAGGCGCTGCTGACCATCGCACTGCGCGATCCGAGCGTCGATCGCGCGTTGATCTTCACCCGCACCAAGCACGGCGCCGACCGGGTCGTCCGCCTGCTCGCGGGGAACGGCGTCGCCGCCAATGCAATCCACGGCAACAAGAGCCAGCCGCAGCGCGAGCGCGCGCTGGGTGAGTTCCGCAGCGGCAAAGTCAAGATCCTGATCGCGACCGACATCGCGGCGCGCGGCATCGACGTCTCGGGCGTCAGCCACGTGTTCAACTATGAGCTGCCCAATGTGCCCGATCAGTATGTCCACCGCATCGGCCGCACCGCGCGCGCCGGGGCGACCGGGCTCGCGATCAGCTATTGCGCGGATGACGAGCGTCCCTACCTCAAGGACATCGAGAAGCTGACCCGCCAGAAGCTGGCGATCCAGCCGCTGCCGGCCGACTTCATCAACGAATCGAACAAGATCAAGTCGACGCGCTCGCCGATGCCGGTAGGCCGCGACGAGACCAACGGCCGCAACGGCCGCGCGATGCAGCATGGCGGTCGCTCCGGCGGCGGCCAGCGTCCCGGCCAAGGCCAGGGCCAGCGCCGCGAGGGCCAGCCCTCCGGTGATCGCCGTCCGGCACAAGGTGGCGAGCGTTCGGGCGAACAGCGCCGCAACGATGCACCGCGTGGCGATCGGCCCGCCGGTGACGCTCCCCGCAATTATGCGCGTCCCCAAGGCAAGTTCCACGCCCGCCCGGCACGTCCGGCCAATGCCGGCGGTGGCCGCGGGCGTTAA
- the ada gene encoding bifunctional DNA-binding transcriptional regulator/O6-methylguanine-DNA methyltransferase Ada, translated as MSNQQTISDDTAWAAFDARNRAYDGRFIVAVTTTRIYCKPTCPARRPKRENVLFYADADAARAAGFRACLRCKPDEVGRDRIAVAEAVSLIEAAEDPLGLEELAARVGYAPHHFQRLFKRATGVTPAAYARGLRARRAAAALTAEDRVTDAIYEAGYAAPSRFYETANARLGMTPSVWKRGGAGATIRWTIAETSLGPLLIAATDKGLCRVAFDEDQFALARRFPAAEIVSGGAALANLAARVVREVETPGRDMDLPLDVQGTAFQEAVWQALRAIPPGETRSYAQLATQVGNPRAVRAAGTACGANHVAVLIPCHRAQRADGSMGGYAYGLDRKRVLRKREGVAE; from the coding sequence ATGAGCAACCAGCAGACCATCAGTGACGACACCGCCTGGGCGGCCTTCGACGCGCGCAACCGCGCCTATGACGGTCGCTTCATCGTCGCGGTGACCACCACCCGGATCTATTGCAAGCCGACCTGCCCCGCGCGGCGGCCGAAGCGCGAGAATGTTCTGTTCTACGCCGATGCGGATGCCGCGCGCGCCGCCGGCTTTCGGGCCTGCCTGCGCTGCAAGCCGGACGAGGTCGGCCGGGATCGGATCGCGGTCGCCGAGGCGGTGTCGCTGATCGAGGCGGCCGAGGATCCTCTGGGGCTCGAGGAATTGGCCGCCCGCGTCGGCTATGCCCCGCACCATTTCCAGCGCCTGTTCAAGCGCGCGACCGGAGTGACTCCGGCCGCTTATGCCCGGGGGCTGCGCGCGCGGCGCGCCGCCGCCGCGCTGACCGCGGAGGATCGCGTGACCGATGCTATTTACGAGGCGGGCTATGCCGCGCCGAGCCGCTTCTACGAGACTGCCAATGCCCGGCTGGGCATGACGCCGAGCGTGTGGAAGCGCGGCGGCGCAGGCGCGACGATCCGCTGGACGATCGCCGAGACCAGCCTCGGGCCGCTGCTGATCGCGGCGACCGACAAGGGGCTGTGCCGCGTCGCCTTCGACGAGGATCAGTTCGCGCTGGCCCGGCGCTTTCCCGCTGCGGAGATCGTGTCCGGCGGCGCGGCGCTCGCCAATCTCGCCGCGCGGGTCGTGCGCGAAGTCGAGACACCGGGACGCGACATGGATCTGCCGCTCGACGTGCAGGGCACCGCCTTTCAGGAAGCCGTGTGGCAGGCGCTCAGGGCGATCCCGCCCGGCGAGACGCGCAGCTATGCCCAGCTCGCCACCCAGGTGGGCAACCCTCGCGCGGTGCGCGCGGCGGGGACGGCGTGCGGTGCCAATCACGTCGCGGTGCTGATCCCGTGTCATCGCGCCCAGCGGGCCGACGGCAGCATGGGCGGCTATGCGTACGGCCTCGATCGCAAGCGGGTGCTGCGCAAGCGCGAAGGCGTGGCGGAATGA
- a CDS encoding S1C family serine protease codes for MTRFWLLLALLVATIPPARADDISASARGVVRIVTIAVVDDEVVGFGHGSGFAVAPNRIVTNAHVVELADRYPGNVVIGIVPSEGDKSYQGKLIAIDQQRDLALIEFSGVRLAPLTLFTGAPGDGEALIALGYPGNVDLATARSAADFITPQSPVRSQGGFAGNRTLQGVNVLLHTASIARGNSGGPLLDRCGRVLGVNSAITRGDEGDSTFAFAIAGTELAAFLRGARQPFASVGVPCTSVEEQIAQERSADEKARLDAEARARTDAAKSATEREDAISQARARNVVARENYMAGAAVLLVLGALALGGAGMLLSRDRRREAIWLAAGGGVLMLGAVVLFLSRPDFDQSRMVPVPQASGAGAAVPSQAALGRMICKLVPERSRVTVTAIDKVDLDIGADGCINGRTQYAESGTHWQRVLVPEQDQSVSLLDYDPATRTYTNTRYLLSSAQMTKARQLRTGVPLKSCSADQAARANLATQQQALRAALPPVYNEKLVYSCSPASSGPPAAAVEK; via the coding sequence ATGACGCGGTTTTGGCTGTTACTCGCACTGCTCGTCGCAACGATCCCGCCCGCGCGTGCCGACGACATCTCCGCCTCGGCCCGCGGCGTGGTGCGAATCGTCACGATTGCGGTGGTCGACGACGAAGTCGTCGGCTTCGGCCATGGCAGCGGCTTTGCGGTCGCGCCCAACCGGATCGTCACCAACGCGCATGTCGTCGAACTCGCCGATCGCTACCCCGGCAACGTCGTCATCGGCATCGTGCCTTCGGAGGGCGACAAATCCTATCAGGGCAAGCTGATCGCGATCGATCAACAGCGCGACCTGGCGCTGATCGAGTTCAGCGGCGTCCGGCTCGCGCCGCTGACGCTGTTCACCGGCGCGCCCGGCGACGGCGAGGCGCTGATCGCATTGGGCTATCCCGGCAATGTCGATCTTGCCACCGCACGATCGGCGGCTGACTTCATCACGCCCCAATCCCCGGTACGGTCGCAAGGTGGGTTCGCCGGCAACCGCACGCTGCAGGGCGTCAACGTGCTGCTCCACACCGCCAGCATCGCGCGCGGCAATTCGGGCGGCCCGCTGCTCGATCGCTGCGGGCGCGTGCTGGGGGTCAATTCGGCGATCACCCGCGGCGACGAAGGCGATTCGACCTTCGCCTTCGCGATTGCGGGGACCGAACTCGCCGCCTTCCTGCGCGGCGCGCGCCAGCCCTTCGCGTCGGTGGGGGTGCCCTGCACCAGCGTCGAGGAGCAGATCGCGCAGGAGCGCAGCGCCGACGAAAAGGCGCGGCTCGATGCCGAAGCCCGGGCGCGCACTGACGCAGCGAAGAGCGCGACCGAGCGCGAGGATGCGATTTCGCAGGCGCGGGCGCGCAACGTGGTCGCCCGGGAAAACTATATGGCGGGCGCGGCGGTGTTGCTCGTCCTCGGCGCACTGGCGCTCGGCGGTGCCGGAATGCTGCTGTCGCGCGATCGCCGACGCGAGGCGATCTGGCTGGCGGCGGGGGGCGGCGTGCTGATGCTGGGCGCGGTGGTGCTGTTCCTCAGCCGGCCCGATTTCGATCAGTCGCGGATGGTTCCGGTGCCGCAGGCGAGCGGCGCCGGCGCAGCAGTGCCCAGCCAGGCGGCGCTGGGTCGGATGATATGCAAGCTCGTTCCCGAACGCAGCCGGGTCACCGTCACTGCGATCGACAAAGTCGATCTCGACATCGGCGCCGATGGCTGCATCAACGGCCGCACTCAATATGCCGAGTCGGGCACCCATTGGCAGCGCGTCCTCGTCCCCGAGCAGGATCAGTCGGTGTCGCTGCTCGATTATGATCCGGCGACGCGGACCTACACCAACACGCGCTATCTGCTGTCGTCGGCGCAAATGACCAAGGCGCGCCAGTTGCGCACCGGCGTGCCGCTCAAGTCGTGCTCGGCCGATCAGGCGGCGCGGGCGAACCTCGCCACCCAGCAACAGGCGCTGCGCGCGGCGCTGCCGCCGGTCTATAACGAGAAATTGGTCTACAGCTGCAGCCCGGCATCCTCCGGCCCGCCGGCGGCGGCAGTGGAGAAGTAG
- a CDS encoding glycoside hydrolase family 43 protein, with product MIRNPILPGFNPDPSICRVGDDYYIATSTFEWFPGVQIHHSRDLANWRLVARPLNRALQLDMRGAPDSCGVWAPDLSHDGERFWLIYTDVKRYGRTTVGGASGASLRDFHNYLVTCEQVDGDWSDPVALNSSGFDPALFHDEDGRKYLINQLWDHRPGQSRFAGIVLQEYSHAGQRLIGERVNIFPGTPLGLTEAPHLYKRNGWYHLLVAEGGTGWNHAVTMARSRNLHGPYELHPHAQILSSRTRPDAPLQRAGHADLVETPDGQTFMAYLCGRPLPNRGRCILGRETAIQPVIWEDDWLYTEDRVGMPVLEAPALPIPASPPRETEARYDFDGAELPRDLQWLRTPEPDRIFSLAARPGHLRLHGRETIGSLFTQALVARRQQDFCYSASCAMEFAPEHFQQAAGLVAYYNGSKFHYLHVSHDETIGRHVRVMSALPDSPQADAFTAPIAIPDGRIELRVEVDFERLRFAFRLGAGDWTWLPEQFDASILSDEATQPGLPNFTGAFVGMACQDMAGTGRPADFDWFAYRERAYRADPTRD from the coding sequence ATGATCCGCAATCCGATCCTGCCGGGCTTCAACCCCGATCCCTCGATCTGCCGCGTCGGCGACGATTATTACATCGCCACCTCGACCTTCGAATGGTTTCCCGGAGTCCAGATCCACCATTCGCGCGACCTCGCCAACTGGCGGCTGGTCGCCCGGCCGCTCAATCGCGCGTTGCAGCTCGACATGCGCGGCGCTCCCGACAGCTGCGGCGTCTGGGCGCCCGATCTCAGCCATGACGGCGAGCGCTTCTGGCTGATCTACACCGATGTGAAGCGCTATGGCCGCACCACCGTCGGCGGGGCGTCGGGCGCCAGCTTGCGCGACTTCCACAATTACCTGGTCACGTGCGAACAGGTGGACGGCGACTGGTCCGACCCCGTCGCGCTCAATTCGAGCGGCTTCGATCCGGCGCTGTTCCACGACGAGGATGGCCGCAAATATCTGATCAACCAGCTCTGGGACCACCGTCCCGGCCAAAGCCGCTTCGCCGGCATCGTGCTGCAGGAATATTCGCACGCCGGGCAAAGGCTGATCGGCGAACGCGTCAACATCTTCCCCGGGACTCCGCTCGGCCTCACCGAGGCGCCACACCTCTACAAGCGGAACGGCTGGTATCATCTGCTCGTCGCCGAGGGCGGCACCGGCTGGAACCACGCAGTCACCATGGCGCGTTCGCGCAATCTGCACGGCCCTTATGAGCTTCACCCGCACGCCCAAATCCTCAGCAGCCGCACGCGCCCCGATGCGCCGCTCCAGCGCGCGGGCCATGCCGATCTGGTCGAGACGCCCGATGGTCAGACTTTCATGGCCTATCTCTGCGGCCGTCCCCTCCCCAATCGCGGCCGCTGCATCCTTGGCCGCGAGACCGCAATCCAGCCGGTGATCTGGGAGGACGACTGGCTCTACACCGAAGACCGTGTGGGGATGCCGGTGCTGGAGGCCCCCGCTCTGCCCATCCCCGCTTCCCCGCCCCGCGAGACCGAGGCGCGCTACGACTTTGACGGCGCGGAGCTCCCGCGCGATCTGCAATGGCTGCGCACTCCCGAGCCAGACCGCATCTTCAGCCTGGCGGCCCGCCCGGGGCACCTCCGGCTCCACGGCCGCGAGACGATCGGCAGCCTGTTCACCCAGGCGCTGGTCGCGCGGCGCCAGCAGGATTTCTGCTATTCGGCATCGTGCGCGATGGAATTCGCGCCCGAGCATTTCCAGCAGGCCGCCGGGCTGGTCGCTTATTATAACGGCAGCAAATTCCATTATCTCCATGTCAGCCACGACGAGACGATCGGCCGCCATGTCCGGGTGATGTCGGCGCTGCCGGATTCGCCGCAAGCCGATGCCTTCACTGCCCCGATCGCGATCCCCGACGGCCGGATCGAACTGCGCGTCGAAGTGGATTTCGAGCGGCTCCGCTTCGCCTTCCGCTTGGGCGCGGGAGACTGGACCTGGCTCCCCGAACAATTCGACGCCAGCATTCTCTCGGATGAGGCGACTCAGCCCGGCCTGCCCAATTTCACCGGCGCGTTCGTGGGGATGGCCTGCCAGGACATGGCGGGCACCGGCCGGCCCGCCGATTTCGACTGGTTCGCGTATCGCGAGCGGGCATATCGGGCGGACCCGACCCGCGACTAA
- a CDS encoding primosomal protein N', which yields MSSRARILVLHPALGPLDYRVPQGMAVEPGSIVVVPIGPRQYAGVVWEPERLPTEEIGDNRLRNLIAVADAPPIPEPVRRLVEWTADYYLSPPSAVLAMAVRTSAAFESAPTITEYRATGVVPERLTPQRAQALERIGERQGLVRELATIADVSEGVIRGLCKVGAIEAVTVDTDSPYPLPDPAFGPPELSREQSDVAGILRQSVEAASFQPFLLDGVTGSGKTEVYFEAIAAAITAGQQTIVLLPEIALTEPFLTRFAARFGCEPVAWHSGLRTSQRRRAWRAIASGEALVTVGARSALFLPYPKLGLIVVDEAHETSFKQEEGVHYHARDVAVMRGRFEDCPVILASATPAIESRHQVELGRYAELKLPGRFGVAELPDIEAIDLIKEPPDRGRWLSPRLILAIDAALERGEQSLLFLNRRGYAPLTLCRHCGHRFQCPNCTAWMVEHRLIRRLACHHCGHTVPTPEICPECEEADSLVACGPGVERIADEAALLWPNAEIAIVTSDTMWSPAKAAEFVQRMEHKDIDIVVGTQLVTKGYHFPNLTVVGVVDADLGLDGGDLRAAERTFQQIMQVSGRAGRGEKPGSVFIQTHAPDARVMHALVSGDSAAFYAAETEARREAGAPPYGRYAAIIVSSEDKAAADETARMIGRTAPRRDEMHVYGPAPAPLAMLRGRHRFRLLVHARRAFDVQDMIRDWLGALEWSAKVRVAVDVDPYSFL from the coding sequence CGTCGTCGTGCCGATCGGCCCGCGCCAATATGCCGGCGTGGTCTGGGAGCCCGAGCGGCTGCCGACCGAGGAGATCGGCGACAATCGCCTGCGCAACCTGATCGCGGTCGCCGATGCGCCGCCGATCCCCGAGCCGGTACGCCGCCTCGTCGAATGGACCGCGGATTATTATCTGAGCCCGCCCTCCGCCGTGCTGGCGATGGCAGTGCGGACCTCGGCGGCGTTCGAGAGCGCGCCGACGATCACCGAATATCGCGCGACGGGGGTGGTGCCCGAACGCCTGACGCCGCAGCGCGCGCAGGCGCTCGAGCGGATCGGCGAGCGCCAGGGGCTGGTGCGCGAACTGGCCACGATCGCCGACGTTTCCGAAGGGGTGATCCGCGGGCTGTGCAAGGTCGGCGCGATCGAAGCCGTGACGGTCGACACCGACAGCCCCTATCCCCTCCCCGACCCCGCTTTTGGCCCGCCGGAACTCAGCCGCGAACAGTCCGATGTGGCGGGCATCCTGCGCCAGTCGGTGGAGGCGGCAAGCTTCCAGCCCTTCCTGCTCGACGGTGTCACCGGATCGGGCAAGACCGAAGTCTATTTCGAGGCGATCGCCGCAGCCATCACCGCCGGCCAGCAGACGATCGTGCTGCTCCCCGAGATCGCGCTGACCGAGCCCTTTCTCACCCGCTTTGCCGCGCGCTTCGGCTGCGAGCCCGTCGCCTGGCATTCGGGGCTGCGCACGTCGCAGCGCCGCCGCGCGTGGCGGGCGATCGCCAGCGGCGAGGCTCTGGTCACCGTCGGCGCGCGCTCGGCCTTGTTCCTGCCCTATCCGAAACTTGGGCTGATCGTCGTCGACGAGGCGCACGAGACCAGCTTCAAGCAGGAAGAAGGCGTCCATTATCATGCGCGCGATGTCGCGGTGATGCGTGGGCGGTTCGAAGACTGCCCGGTGATCCTCGCCTCGGCGACTCCGGCGATCGAGAGCCGCCATCAGGTCGAGCTCGGCCGCTACGCGGAACTCAAGCTGCCCGGGCGCTTCGGCGTCGCCGAGCTGCCCGACATCGAAGCGATCGACCTGATCAAGGAGCCGCCCGATCGCGGGCGTTGGCTGAGCCCGCGCCTGATCCTCGCGATCGACGCAGCGTTGGAACGTGGGGAGCAGTCCTTGCTGTTCCTCAATCGCCGCGGCTATGCGCCGCTCACGCTCTGCCGGCATTGCGGCCATCGCTTCCAATGCCCCAATTGCACTGCATGGATGGTCGAGCACCGGCTGATCCGCCGCCTCGCCTGCCACCATTGCGGGCACACCGTACCGACTCCGGAGATCTGCCCCGAATGCGAAGAGGCCGACAGCCTCGTCGCCTGCGGTCCCGGCGTCGAGCGGATCGCCGACGAAGCAGCGTTGCTGTGGCCGAACGCCGAGATCGCGATCGTCACGTCCGACACGATGTGGTCGCCCGCCAAGGCCGCCGAGTTCGTCCAGCGGATGGAGCATAAAGACATCGACATCGTCGTCGGCACCCAGCTCGTCACCAAGGGCTATCACTTCCCCAACCTCACCGTGGTCGGCGTGGTCGATGCCGATCTCGGACTCGACGGTGGCGACCTGCGCGCCGCCGAGCGCACCTTCCAGCAGATCATGCAGGTTTCGGGGCGCGCGGGGCGCGGCGAAAAGCCGGGCAGCGTGTTCATCCAGACCCATGCCCCCGACGCACGCGTGATGCACGCTTTGGTGTCGGGCGACAGCGCCGCCTTTTACGCCGCCGAGACCGAGGCACGCCGCGAGGCGGGCGCCCCGCCTTATGGCCGCTATGCCGCGATCATCGTGTCGAGCGAGGACAAGGCAGCTGCGGACGAAACCGCCCGGATGATCGGCCGCACTGCGCCGCGCCGCGACGAGATGCATGTCTATGGCCCCGCCCCTGCGCCGCTGGCGATGCTGCGCGGCCGCCACCGTTTCCGCCTGCTCGTCCACGCCCGCCGCGCCTTCGACGTGCAGGACATGATCCGCGACTGGCTCGGCGCGCTCGAATGGAGCGCCAAGGTGCGGGTTGCGGTCGACGTCGATCCCTATAGTTTCCTGTAA
- a CDS encoding PilZ domain-containing protein, which produces MLVARLEVLGEVDPRGAIRFHVASESILRGADGRPIEVLVDNFSRTGFLFVSEEAFPAGTLIAIGLSGAGSREAQVVWQEGSRHGCEFLVPLPQSKMARAFQGQADILANLEAELRKRLPQGQPAAAKAPDALRPRPETSPARHVRKQKLVDAIRQFLDD; this is translated from the coding sequence GTGCTCGTCGCGCGTCTGGAAGTCCTTGGGGAAGTCGATCCGCGTGGCGCGATCCGCTTTCATGTCGCGAGCGAGAGCATTTTGCGCGGCGCCGACGGGCGGCCGATCGAAGTGTTGGTCGACAATTTCTCGCGCACCGGATTCCTGTTCGTCTCGGAAGAAGCGTTTCCCGCGGGCACGCTGATCGCGATCGGCCTGTCGGGCGCGGGATCGCGCGAGGCGCAGGTGGTGTGGCAGGAAGGCAGCCGCCATGGTTGCGAGTTCCTCGTGCCGCTGCCGCAATCCAAGATGGCGCGCGCCTTTCAGGGCCAGGCCGACATACTCGCCAATCTAGAGGCCGAACTCCGCAAGCGCTTGCCGCAAGGCCAGCCGGCTGCGGCCAAGGCCCCCGATGCGCTGCGTCCGCGGCCCGAAACTTCGCCGGCCCGCCACGTGCGCAAACAGAAGCTGGTCGACGCGATCCGGCAGTTCCTCGACGATTAG
- a CDS encoding DUF1203 domain-containing protein, translating into MSYAIAGLDPAPFKRFYGLSEAALATGQVVRMTADSRPGFPCRVTLEDAEPGEALLLLNYEHLPDASPYRSRHAIFVREGAETPALYIDEIPEQLATRLLSVRAFDRYAMMTNADVVEGNGLEPLIETMFTDPAAAFLHVHNAKRGCFAARVDRFG; encoded by the coding sequence ATGAGCTATGCCATCGCCGGGCTCGATCCCGCACCCTTCAAGCGCTTCTATGGCCTGTCGGAGGCGGCGCTCGCCACCGGGCAAGTCGTGCGGATGACCGCGGACAGCCGGCCGGGCTTTCCCTGCCGGGTGACGCTCGAGGACGCGGAGCCGGGCGAGGCATTGCTGTTGCTCAATTACGAGCATTTGCCCGACGCCAGCCCCTATCGCTCGCGCCACGCGATCTTCGTGCGGGAAGGGGCCGAGACGCCAGCACTCTATATTGACGAGATACCGGAGCAACTCGCGACTCGACTATTGTCGGTAAGAGCGTTCGATCGTTACGCGATGATGACGAATGCCGACGTCGTGGAGGGAAATGGGCTCGAACCGTTGATCGAGACGATGTTCACCGATCCTGCCGCCGCGTTTCTCCACGTGCACAATGCCAAACGCGGCTGCTTCGCGGCGCGGGTCGACCGGTTCGGCTAG
- a CDS encoding F0F1 ATP synthase subunit delta produces the protein MENSGGIQASLSGRYATALFELARDSKSLVQVEASLATVRQALDESADFKALTTSPLIARGAAANAIAATAGVLGLDPTTTNFLGVLAHNRRLNQLPAIIRAFRQLAAAHRGETTAEVVSAHPLDDDQVAALKQQLRTRLGRDVNVDLSVDSSLLGGLVVKIGSQMIDSSIKTRLNSLAQAMKG, from the coding sequence GTGGAGAATTCCGGCGGTATTCAGGCAAGTCTAAGCGGACGCTATGCAACCGCCCTGTTCGAGCTTGCGCGTGATTCGAAATCCCTGGTCCAGGTCGAGGCGAGCCTCGCCACGGTGCGCCAGGCGCTCGACGAATCGGCAGATTTCAAAGCGCTGACCACCAGCCCGCTGATCGCGCGCGGCGCTGCCGCGAATGCGATCGCAGCGACCGCGGGCGTGCTCGGGCTCGACCCGACCACCACCAATTTCCTCGGCGTGCTCGCGCACAACCGCCGGCTCAACCAACTGCCCGCGATCATCCGCGCGTTCCGTCAGCTCGCGGCCGCACATCGCGGCGAGACGACCGCCGAAGTGGTCTCCGCGCATCCGCTCGACGATGACCAGGTAGCCGCGCTGAAGCAGCAGCTGCGCACCCGGCTCGGCCGTGACGTCAATGTCGACCTCTCGGTCGATTCCTCGCTCCTTGGCGGGCTGGTCGTGAAGATCGGCAGCCAGATGATCGATTCGTCGATCAAGACCCGACTGAACTCCCTCGCGCAGGCGATGAAAGGCTGA